A region from the Kribbella shirazensis genome encodes:
- a CDS encoding universal stress protein — translation MSTVKPVIHVGVDASWRDTGALEWALQESLLRREPLQVVHVIEDKPRHAPGWEPAAVDDASMELVNEVQEYLDESPGTLDNEADLMVGQPARRLTEAAADSRMLVVGRRGVGTFKRLLIGSTSEAVVVHAAVPVVVVPEHWKPSDHAGPVLVALDDDDDNAAVMEFAVAEATEWGLPVRLVHVWDLPAVYSWDAMNVAGLSTEWAENAERHFENVVAEWRKKFPEQSFEVDVRRGHVVDGIVTAAEQSDTQLLVVGTRHHTRVASFLLGSVARGVLHHATCPLAIVPAARTS, via the coding sequence GTGAGTACCGTGAAGCCGGTCATCCATGTGGGGGTTGACGCCTCCTGGCGTGACACCGGCGCCTTGGAGTGGGCTCTGCAGGAGTCGCTGTTACGGCGGGAGCCCCTCCAGGTGGTGCACGTGATCGAAGACAAGCCTCGGCACGCGCCCGGGTGGGAACCTGCGGCTGTCGATGACGCGTCGATGGAGCTCGTCAACGAAGTCCAGGAGTATCTGGACGAGAGCCCGGGCACGCTGGACAACGAGGCGGACCTGATGGTCGGGCAGCCGGCGCGGAGGCTGACCGAGGCGGCGGCGGACAGCCGGATGCTGGTTGTCGGTCGCCGGGGGGTGGGGACGTTCAAGCGGCTGCTGATCGGTTCGACGTCGGAGGCTGTGGTGGTTCACGCGGCTGTTCCGGTGGTTGTTGTTCCGGAGCACTGGAAGCCGTCGGATCATGCCGGGCCGGTGCTGGTGGCGCTGGACGATGACGATGACAACGCGGCTGTGATGGAGTTCGCGGTCGCTGAGGCGACTGAGTGGGGTCTGCCGGTTCGGCTGGTTCATGTGTGGGATCTGCCCGCTGTGTACAGCTGGGACGCGATGAACGTCGCGGGTCTCAGTACGGAGTGGGCCGAGAACGCGGAGCGGCACTTCGAGAACGTCGTGGCCGAATGGCGCAAGAAGTTCCCGGAGCAGTCGTTCGAGGTCGATGTACGCCGTGGTCATGTCGTGGACGGGATCGTCACGGCCGCCGAACAATCCGACACGCAGTTGCTGGTCGTCGGCACACGTCACCACACACGAGTGGCGTCGTTCCTACTGGGCTCGGTGGCCCGGGGCGTGTTGCACCACGCGACCTGCCCGCTGGCGATCGTCCCGGCGGCGCGCACCAGCTGA
- a CDS encoding Acg family FMN-binding oxidoreductase gives MSEQLPREHIDILLAAAVAAPSMHNTQPWRFDVQGHVIDVYLDGSRTLPAEDPTGRAMRIAAGAATFNLRCAAETLGYGTWFGLAPYPREEPDLLARVAVEPTGTRDEELADLAEQIPRRHTDRNPSDATPIAEDVRVALMQAAYAEGAELIWLGEPEIRAVLDMVLDTDLREIGDWHRRAERAHWVGGYRPAEGVPSSALGPRPAGYPATVRDLGTRPIDRLRKESAFEAHPDIAVLCTDNDEPADQVAAGAALERVLLTATRAGVSASFLNQPLEYDDLRTRVQRLTQRPGHADMIIRFGHSHPGTGTARRPVTDFLPKQED, from the coding sequence GTGTCCGAGCAACTGCCCCGTGAGCACATCGACATCCTGCTCGCTGCGGCCGTCGCCGCGCCGAGCATGCACAACACCCAGCCTTGGCGTTTCGACGTACAGGGCCACGTCATCGACGTGTACCTCGACGGATCGCGCACGCTGCCCGCCGAGGATCCCACCGGACGCGCGATGCGGATCGCCGCCGGCGCCGCGACCTTCAACCTGCGGTGCGCGGCAGAGACTCTCGGGTACGGCACCTGGTTCGGGCTGGCGCCGTACCCGAGGGAGGAACCCGACCTGCTGGCGCGGGTCGCCGTCGAGCCGACCGGGACGCGGGACGAAGAGCTTGCCGATCTGGCCGAACAGATCCCCCGCCGGCACACCGACCGCAACCCGTCCGACGCGACACCGATCGCCGAAGACGTCCGGGTCGCGTTGATGCAGGCGGCGTACGCCGAAGGCGCCGAGCTGATCTGGCTCGGCGAACCCGAGATCCGGGCGGTGCTGGACATGGTCCTCGACACCGACCTGCGCGAGATCGGCGACTGGCACCGCCGCGCCGAACGCGCCCACTGGGTCGGCGGCTACCGACCGGCCGAAGGGGTCCCGAGCTCGGCGCTGGGTCCACGGCCGGCCGGCTACCCGGCAACGGTCCGCGACCTCGGCACCAGGCCGATCGACCGGCTGCGCAAGGAATCCGCCTTCGAGGCCCACCCGGACATCGCCGTACTCTGCACCGACAACGACGAGCCCGCCGACCAGGTCGCCGCCGGCGCCGCGCTGGAACGCGTGCTGCTGACCGCCACCCGAGCCGGCGTCAGCGCGTCGTTCCTCAACCAGCCCCTCGAGTACGACGACCTTCGCACCAGGGTCCAGCGCCTCACGCAACGTCCCGGGCACGCCGACATGATCATCCGCTTCGGCCACAGCCATCCGGGAACCGGCACCGCCCGCCGCCCCGTCACGGACTTCCTGCCGAAGCAGGAGGACTGA
- a CDS encoding GAF domain-containing protein: MADGSRSGRGGWDEGALEFAGLSRVRLDALLQELLSRVDEIMEYQERLRALLDAVVGIGADLDLNSTLDRIVTAACELVGARYGALGVVGPDGKRLIRFITHGVTDEEIAAIGPYPEGHGILGLLIEHPESIRMHDLAEHPRSYGFPANHPPMKSFLGVPIRIREHAYGNLYLTEKTDAADFTEDDERTVTALAAAAGVVIDNARLYADTEQRRRWHEVTAEITQLMLGEFDPDQALQLIARRAREVSGSDVAAVLLAENSELVVRAVDGPPEFQRFVGQRVPSGLPVLGRALTGGEQVVIEDLAELLKDDGTLSEFPEGARLSRTTMVPLPAGTTGTGGLLVVASERGPVTTISDGADLMQMFAGQATLALERAQAQRDRDMLAVLEDRDRIARDLHDLVIQRLFATGLQLQGMHRLARPEHQKRLTQAVEDIDTTIRDLRAAIFGLQQAPGSSTLRGDIQALVDEYAEALGFRPRFIVTGPIDTGVPAAARPQILATVRESLSNIVRHANASQATVEVSVGGGLVVTRIADDGVGIGPSTRRSGLRNLTERAQALGGTVQITSNEPRGTVVELQAPTD, from the coding sequence GTGGCTGACGGCTCGCGGTCAGGGCGTGGGGGCTGGGACGAGGGCGCGCTCGAATTCGCAGGATTGTCCCGGGTACGTCTCGATGCCCTGCTCCAGGAACTGCTGAGCCGTGTCGACGAGATCATGGAGTACCAGGAGCGGCTCCGGGCACTCCTCGACGCGGTCGTCGGCATCGGCGCCGATCTGGATCTGAACAGCACGCTGGACCGGATCGTGACCGCGGCCTGCGAACTCGTAGGAGCCCGGTACGGCGCCCTCGGCGTCGTAGGGCCGGACGGCAAACGATTGATTCGCTTCATCACCCACGGCGTCACCGACGAGGAGATCGCCGCCATCGGCCCGTATCCGGAAGGACACGGCATCCTCGGTCTCCTGATCGAGCACCCCGAGTCGATCCGGATGCACGACCTCGCCGAACACCCGCGCTCGTACGGCTTCCCTGCCAACCACCCGCCGATGAAGAGCTTCCTCGGCGTCCCGATCCGCATCCGCGAGCACGCCTACGGCAACCTCTACCTGACCGAGAAGACGGATGCCGCCGACTTCACGGAGGACGACGAGCGCACCGTCACCGCCCTGGCCGCCGCGGCCGGCGTCGTCATCGACAACGCGCGCCTGTACGCCGACACCGAGCAACGTCGCCGTTGGCACGAGGTCACCGCCGAGATCACCCAGCTCATGCTCGGCGAGTTCGATCCGGACCAGGCGCTGCAGCTGATCGCCCGGCGGGCTCGTGAGGTGTCCGGCTCCGACGTCGCCGCCGTACTGCTCGCCGAGAACTCCGAGTTGGTCGTCCGCGCAGTCGACGGGCCACCAGAGTTCCAGCGCTTCGTCGGCCAGCGGGTTCCGAGCGGTCTTCCGGTGCTGGGCCGAGCCTTGACCGGTGGCGAGCAGGTCGTGATCGAGGACCTGGCCGAATTGCTGAAGGACGACGGCACCCTGAGCGAGTTCCCCGAAGGCGCGCGACTCAGCCGTACGACGATGGTGCCGCTGCCGGCCGGGACCACCGGCACCGGCGGTCTGCTCGTGGTGGCCTCGGAGCGCGGACCGGTGACGACGATCAGTGACGGTGCGGACCTGATGCAGATGTTCGCCGGGCAGGCCACCTTGGCCCTGGAGCGAGCCCAGGCGCAGCGGGATCGCGACATGCTGGCCGTTCTCGAAGACCGTGACCGCATCGCCCGGGACCTGCACGACCTGGTGATCCAACGGCTGTTCGCGACCGGGCTGCAACTCCAGGGCATGCATCGTCTGGCGCGTCCCGAGCACCAGAAACGGCTCACTCAGGCCGTCGAGGACATCGACACCACGATCCGCGACCTCCGGGCGGCGATCTTCGGCCTTCAGCAGGCTCCCGGGTCCAGCACGCTGCGCGGCGACATCCAGGCGCTTGTCGACGAGTATGCCGAGGCGCTCGGGTTCCGGCCCCGATTCATCGTGACCGGGCCGATCGACACCGGCGTGCCGGCCGCGGCCCGCCCGCAGATCCTCGCCACGGTGCGCGAGTCGCTCTCCAACATCGTCCGGCATGCCAACGCTTCCCAGGCAACCGTCGAGGTTTCCGTCGGCGGCGGCCTCGTCGTCACCCGCATCGCCGACGACGGCGTCGGCATCGGCCCGAGCACCCGCCGCAGCGGCCTCCGCAACCTGACCGAACGCGCGCAAGCCCTCGGCGGCACGGTCCAGATCACCAGCAACGAACCTCGCGGCACCGTCGTCGAACTCCAGGCACCCACCGACTGA
- a CDS encoding Acg family FMN-binding oxidoreductase, producing MMLSTVPDGDRQEMLRLTVAAPSMHNTQPWRFRFRGWVVEVYRDRERELPAEDPGRRMLFVTMGAAIFNLRVAAAYLGYGSHVHQLRDRRKPDLVAEVELSGPRVEPLAALAPAILRRRTNREPFTDQRVPDDVRRRLEDAARIETAELQWLERPSRRWWLQMATNEAVAADDGSTVRTAERSRWVGGDRKLDGVPSSALGPLPAGGTTVVRDLAATAADEARIVAAFEREPQMAILATRYDGPLEWLRAGQAMERVLLEATAHGVSTSLLNQVIEHEGLRWQINDPLGPWRRPQAVIRFGYGPPVPATPRRPIADVLLPDDPEQEISAGPDLEVRTNDRA from the coding sequence ATGATGCTGTCGACGGTGCCGGACGGAGATCGGCAGGAGATGCTGCGTCTGACGGTCGCGGCGCCGTCGATGCACAACACGCAGCCGTGGCGGTTCCGGTTCCGCGGCTGGGTGGTCGAGGTCTACCGGGACCGTGAGCGCGAACTGCCGGCCGAGGATCCAGGGCGGCGGATGTTGTTCGTGACGATGGGTGCCGCGATCTTCAACCTGCGGGTGGCGGCGGCGTACCTGGGGTACGGCTCGCACGTCCATCAACTGCGCGATCGGCGAAAGCCGGATCTCGTCGCCGAGGTGGAGCTGAGCGGTCCGCGCGTCGAGCCGCTGGCTGCGCTGGCGCCGGCGATTCTGCGCCGCCGGACGAATCGGGAGCCCTTCACCGACCAGCGGGTGCCGGACGACGTCCGGCGACGGCTGGAGGACGCGGCGCGGATCGAGACCGCGGAGCTGCAGTGGCTCGAGCGCCCGTCGCGTCGTTGGTGGTTGCAGATGGCAACGAACGAGGCGGTGGCCGCCGACGATGGCAGCACCGTGCGAACGGCCGAGCGGAGCCGGTGGGTCGGTGGTGACCGGAAGCTCGACGGCGTACCGTCGAGCGCGCTCGGCCCGCTGCCCGCCGGTGGTACAACGGTTGTCCGCGACCTCGCGGCCACCGCCGCCGATGAGGCGCGCATCGTAGCCGCGTTCGAGCGCGAACCGCAGATGGCGATCCTGGCAACGCGGTACGACGGCCCGCTCGAATGGCTCCGGGCCGGACAGGCGATGGAGCGGGTGTTGCTCGAGGCGACCGCCCACGGCGTCTCGACCTCGCTGCTGAATCAGGTGATCGAGCACGAGGGACTGCGCTGGCAGATCAACGACCCACTGGGTCCTTGGCGCCGCCCGCAGGCCGTGATCCGCTTCGGTTACGGCCCGCCCGTACCTGCGACCCCACGCCGCCCGATCGCCGACGTGCTGCTTCCGGACGATCCCGAACAAGAGATTTCGGCTGGACCGGATCTCGAGGTCCGGACGAACGATCGCGCATGA
- a CDS encoding universal stress protein, with protein sequence MTDRTEAVTTMTFKPVIHVGIDGAWRDAGAVEWAVQEALLRRAALRAVHVIDDRALPVPDELAIDVVNAVGKYLDERLGALDHHGCVAIGSPARTLVSLAAESRMLVVGRRGTDAVRDLMIGSLSEAVAISGTVPVIVVPQQWTPTGRGGPVVVAIDGSDCGSPAVDFAVETANLRKLPLRLVHVWDLPAIYPGDVPSMGEEWWDTAERRLEHLADGLRGRHPDLLVETELRSGHAAAGIVTAATEADAQLLVIGGCARDWPSKLPDSITCGVLRHAGCPLAVVHHREG encoded by the coding sequence ATGACCGATCGGACGGAAGCGGTGACGACGATGACGTTCAAGCCGGTGATACACGTGGGGATCGACGGCGCCTGGCGCGACGCCGGCGCTGTCGAATGGGCAGTGCAGGAGGCATTGCTGCGGCGGGCGGCTCTGCGAGCCGTACACGTGATCGACGACCGGGCACTACCGGTACCGGACGAACTTGCGATCGATGTGGTGAACGCTGTCGGGAAGTACCTGGACGAGAGGTTGGGCGCCCTCGATCATCACGGCTGCGTCGCGATCGGCTCGCCGGCCCGGACGCTGGTGAGCCTGGCGGCGGAGAGCCGGATGCTGGTGGTCGGTCGACGCGGGACGGACGCGGTGCGGGACCTGATGATCGGCTCGTTGTCCGAAGCGGTGGCGATCTCCGGCACGGTGCCGGTCATCGTCGTACCTCAGCAGTGGACGCCGACCGGCCGCGGCGGTCCGGTCGTTGTCGCGATCGACGGATCGGACTGCGGCTCGCCGGCGGTCGACTTCGCCGTGGAGACGGCGAACCTGCGGAAGCTGCCGCTGCGGCTGGTCCATGTTTGGGACCTGCCGGCCATCTATCCCGGTGATGTGCCGAGCATGGGCGAGGAATGGTGGGACACGGCGGAGCGTCGCCTCGAGCATCTGGCGGATGGGCTCCGCGGCAGGCACCCCGATCTGCTCGTGGAGACGGAGCTTCGCAGCGGACACGCCGCCGCAGGCATCGTCACTGCAGCGACCGAGGCTGACGCGCAACTGTTGGTCATCGGCGGCTGCGCACGTGACTGGCCGTCGAAACTCCCGGACTCGATCACGTGCGGCGTACTACGCCACGCCGGCTGTCCACTCGCCGTCGTCCACCACCGCGAGGGCTGA
- a CDS encoding response regulator transcription factor gives MAIKVFLLDDHEIVRLGLRRLLEAEPDIEVVGDGATAAEGIARIPAVRPDVALLDVRLPDGNGVTVCREIRSAMEDPPACLMLTSFSDDEALFAAIMAGRRATCSSESTGAIWWLRYGGSRSASPCSTRR, from the coding sequence ATGGCGATCAAGGTGTTTCTGCTCGACGACCACGAGATCGTCAGGCTGGGACTGCGGCGGCTGCTCGAGGCGGAGCCCGATATCGAGGTCGTGGGTGACGGCGCCACGGCAGCGGAGGGGATCGCGCGGATTCCCGCCGTACGCCCTGATGTCGCACTGCTCGACGTCCGTCTGCCGGACGGGAACGGTGTGACCGTCTGCCGGGAGATCCGCTCCGCGATGGAGGATCCGCCGGCCTGCCTGATGCTGACGTCGTTCTCCGATGACGAGGCGCTGTTCGCCGCGATCATGGCGGGGCGGCGGGCTACCTGCTCAAGCGAATCCACGGGGGCGATCTGGTGGCTGCGGTACGGCGGCTCGCGGTCGGCGAGTCCTTGCTCGACCCGGCGATGA
- a CDS encoding response regulator transcription factor, whose protein sequence is MTTKVLERLRRPATREDPRYATLTDQEKEILALIAEGKTNRQIARSRYLAEKTVKNHVSSVLRKLHFERRTEAAVFAVEHAKSHLQSH, encoded by the coding sequence ATGACGACGAAGGTCCTGGAGCGCCTGCGACGTCCGGCCACTCGGGAGGATCCGCGCTACGCCACGCTCACCGACCAGGAGAAGGAGATCCTCGCGCTGATCGCCGAGGGCAAGACCAACCGCCAGATCGCGCGATCGCGGTACCTGGCGGAGAAGACGGTCAAGAACCACGTGTCCTCGGTCCTGCGCAAGTTGCACTTCGAACGCCGCACCGAAGCCGCCGTGTTCGCGGTCGAGCACGCGAAGAGCCACCTCCAGAGCCATTAG
- a CDS encoding cation-translocating P-type ATPase, which produces MPSVQSSDVRGLSAVDASRRLAAEGPNELPAPRRRAAWKLFVGQLTHLFALMLWAAAVLAVVGGLAPLAVAIVVIIILNGVFAFAQEYRADRAAERLRDLLPTRVQVIRDGEVTRVDATQLVRDDLMVLGAGDRVSADLQLVAVHGLAVDESTLTGESVPVRPATGQQVFAGTFVVQGEAEAVVTAVAGNTRLAGIQTLTESADRPPSPLTVELHRLIRVIAVIAVAVGVSLTAVSLLLGLSVTEALLFGVGVMVALVPEGLLPTVTLSLARGAQRMAHGNALVRRLDAVETLGATTYVCTDKTGTLTMNQMEVLEVWTPYGVVAIQGRGYEPVGSAEGDPAAIEATSKAAASAIACIRGRAVRSKGRWVAEGDPMEVAIDVLARRLGVPPVDPVTVTHRVAFTSETRYSAVVVNGNTVVIGAPDALLPYCWANGEAAAAVEDLAGRGRRVLAVTVASGVRVHDGQLELGADVLDLLAVVGLEDPPRPDVHDALTTCRQAGVKIAVVTGDHAATAAVIAREVGLLGPDGLVVTGSELPDDDERLGELLDRDDGIVVARVTPADKLRIARALRRRGHVVAMTGDGVNDAPALREADVGVAMGASGSDVARAAADLVLLDDHFASIVTAIRLGRATFSNVRRSLTYHLADNVAELAPFVAWALSGGSLPLAIGVLQVLALDIGTDVLPALALGVERPGPRVLEGPARHRRLVDRRLLGRAFGVLGLTEAVVAMTAFVLILTGHGWRFGAEPSGAALAVASGTAFAVIVLMQMANSLACRSERSTLFEIGFTTNRPLLLAIAAEMVLLTVFLGVPPVAELLGGGWPSLQGWLFAVAGVIVLLLVDTSTKLLRRSRTRG; this is translated from the coding sequence ATGCCTAGTGTGCAGTCATCGGATGTTCGCGGTCTGTCGGCGGTGGATGCGTCGCGGCGGCTGGCTGCCGAGGGACCGAACGAGTTGCCTGCCCCCCGGCGTAGGGCGGCCTGGAAACTGTTCGTCGGGCAGCTGACGCATCTGTTCGCGCTGATGCTGTGGGCCGCCGCGGTCCTGGCGGTGGTCGGCGGACTTGCGCCGCTGGCGGTTGCGATCGTCGTGATCATCATCCTGAACGGGGTCTTCGCGTTCGCCCAGGAGTACCGCGCCGACCGGGCCGCCGAACGGCTGCGGGACCTGCTACCGACCCGCGTGCAGGTGATCCGTGACGGTGAGGTCACGAGGGTCGACGCGACCCAGTTGGTTCGCGACGATCTCATGGTGCTCGGTGCCGGTGACCGTGTGTCGGCCGATCTTCAGCTGGTCGCGGTGCACGGTCTCGCGGTGGACGAGTCGACGCTCACCGGTGAGTCGGTTCCGGTCCGCCCGGCGACCGGACAGCAGGTGTTCGCGGGGACCTTCGTCGTCCAGGGCGAGGCGGAGGCTGTTGTGACCGCCGTCGCCGGAAACACCCGGCTCGCCGGGATCCAGACGCTGACCGAGTCCGCGGATCGCCCGCCCAGCCCGTTGACCGTCGAGCTGCATCGCCTGATCCGCGTCATCGCGGTGATCGCCGTCGCCGTCGGCGTCTCTTTGACGGCGGTGTCGCTGCTGCTCGGCTTGAGTGTCACCGAGGCGCTTCTGTTCGGGGTGGGCGTGATGGTCGCGCTCGTACCCGAGGGTCTGCTGCCCACGGTCACGTTGTCGCTGGCGCGGGGTGCGCAGCGGATGGCACACGGCAATGCTCTGGTGCGACGGCTGGATGCGGTCGAGACGCTCGGCGCGACGACGTACGTCTGCACCGACAAGACCGGCACGCTGACGATGAACCAGATGGAGGTTCTGGAGGTGTGGACGCCGTACGGCGTGGTCGCGATCCAGGGACGCGGCTACGAGCCGGTGGGTTCGGCCGAGGGAGATCCGGCGGCCATCGAGGCCACCTCGAAGGCTGCGGCATCGGCCATCGCCTGCATCAGGGGCAGGGCGGTGCGGTCGAAGGGGCGGTGGGTGGCGGAGGGCGATCCGATGGAGGTCGCCATCGACGTGCTGGCCCGGCGTCTCGGGGTACCGCCGGTCGATCCGGTGACGGTCACCCACCGGGTCGCGTTCACCAGTGAGACGAGATACAGCGCGGTGGTTGTCAACGGCAACACTGTGGTGATCGGTGCGCCGGACGCGTTGCTGCCGTACTGCTGGGCCAACGGTGAAGCGGCCGCGGCGGTGGAGGATCTGGCCGGCCGCGGCCGGCGGGTGCTCGCGGTGACGGTGGCATCCGGGGTACGAGTGCACGACGGCCAACTCGAGCTCGGCGCGGACGTGCTCGACCTGCTGGCGGTGGTCGGGCTGGAGGATCCTCCGCGTCCGGATGTGCACGACGCCCTGACCACGTGCCGGCAGGCTGGGGTGAAGATCGCGGTGGTGACCGGTGATCATGCGGCGACCGCCGCGGTGATCGCCCGGGAGGTCGGCCTGCTCGGACCAGACGGACTGGTGGTGACCGGCAGCGAATTGCCGGACGACGACGAGCGTCTGGGCGAACTTCTCGACCGGGACGACGGCATCGTGGTCGCGAGGGTGACGCCGGCCGACAAGCTGCGCATCGCGCGGGCGTTGCGCCGGCGCGGTCACGTGGTGGCGATGACCGGTGACGGCGTCAACGACGCGCCGGCGCTGCGCGAGGCCGACGTCGGCGTCGCCATGGGTGCCTCGGGCAGCGATGTCGCTCGCGCCGCGGCCGATCTGGTCCTGCTCGACGACCATTTCGCGAGCATCGTGACCGCGATCCGGCTCGGCCGCGCGACCTTCTCGAACGTACGGCGCTCTCTGACCTACCACCTCGCCGACAACGTGGCGGAGTTGGCACCGTTCGTGGCCTGGGCTCTGTCCGGGGGATCGCTTCCGCTCGCGATCGGCGTGCTGCAGGTACTGGCACTGGACATCGGGACCGACGTACTGCCGGCGCTGGCGCTCGGCGTGGAACGGCCCGGTCCGCGCGTTCTGGAGGGTCCCGCCAGGCATCGACGCCTGGTCGACCGCCGTCTGCTGGGCAGGGCGTTCGGTGTGCTCGGGCTGACGGAGGCTGTGGTGGCGATGACGGCGTTCGTGCTGATCCTGACCGGGCACGGCTGGCGGTTCGGGGCTGAGCCGTCCGGCGCAGCGCTGGCAGTTGCTTCGGGGACGGCGTTCGCGGTGATCGTGCTGATGCAGATGGCGAACTCCTTGGCCTGCCGCAGCGAGCGGAGCACGCTGTTCGAGATCGGCTTCACGACCAACCGGCCACTGTTGCTGGCGATCGCCGCTGAGATGGTCCTGTTGACCGTCTTCCTCGGCGTCCCACCGGTCGCCGAGCTGCTGGGCGGCGGCTGGCCGTCCCTCCAGGGCTGGCTGTTCGCCGTAGCCGGCGTGATCGTCCTGCTCCTCGTCGACACGTCGACCAAGCTCCTGCGCCGGTCACGCACCCGGGGATAG
- a CDS encoding HypC/HybG/HupF family hydrogenase formation chaperone, with product MCIGIEGRVVELDGGAPAAAPTGTVETAEGQRHVCFAFLPDVAVGDLVLVHSGFAINRLDDRGRDQ from the coding sequence ATGTGCATCGGGATCGAGGGGCGGGTGGTGGAGCTTGATGGTGGGGCTCCGGCGGCGGCACCTACAGGCACGGTCGAGACCGCGGAGGGGCAGCGGCACGTGTGTTTCGCGTTTCTGCCGGATGTTGCGGTCGGTGACTTGGTGCTTGTGCATTCCGGGTTCGCGATCAACCGGCTGGACGACAGGGGACGGGATCAATGA
- a CDS encoding EamA family transporter, translating into MRRLGLALAFGTAVISGVSVFVNSYGVRVVRDATVYTTAKNLIAAVVLMLLLAGGRLLAGRRTRHRDEGARPALRSSPRTWLGIVVVAVVGGSVPFVLFFSGLAQASSTHAAFVHKTLVVWVALLAVPLLGERLGFLHYTAIGLLLVGQAALGGGLSGFRFGTGELLLLAATLLWAVEVIVVKRLLGAMPPDVLAVARMGLGVVLLVGWVAVSGHWSALTGLSAEGWRWALLTGLLLAGYVATWYRALALAPAVDVTAVLVFAAIVTAALNAIVKGIAVTPQAGVGLALLAAGAGLITVARSRRTPVLAQ; encoded by the coding sequence ATGAGGCGTCTGGGACTGGCGCTGGCCTTCGGGACGGCGGTCATCAGCGGGGTGTCCGTGTTCGTCAACTCGTACGGCGTTCGTGTCGTTCGCGATGCCACGGTGTACACGACGGCGAAGAACCTGATCGCGGCCGTCGTGCTGATGCTGCTTCTGGCCGGCGGACGTCTTCTCGCCGGCCGGCGCACGCGGCACCGGGACGAGGGGGCGCGCCCTGCGCTGAGGTCGTCCCCGCGGACCTGGCTGGGCATCGTAGTGGTTGCCGTGGTCGGCGGCTCGGTGCCGTTCGTGCTGTTCTTCAGCGGGCTGGCACAGGCGTCGTCGACACATGCCGCCTTCGTGCACAAGACGCTGGTGGTGTGGGTGGCGTTGCTCGCCGTACCGCTTTTGGGAGAGAGACTCGGATTCCTGCACTACACCGCGATCGGCTTGCTGCTCGTCGGGCAGGCGGCGCTCGGCGGGGGACTGAGCGGGTTCCGCTTCGGCACCGGCGAACTGCTGCTCCTGGCCGCCACACTGCTGTGGGCGGTTGAGGTCATCGTCGTCAAGCGGCTGCTCGGCGCGATGCCGCCGGATGTACTCGCGGTCGCGCGCATGGGGCTCGGCGTCGTCCTGCTGGTCGGCTGGGTGGCCGTGAGTGGCCACTGGTCGGCGCTGACCGGGCTGAGCGCCGAGGGCTGGCGCTGGGCCTTGCTGACCGGACTGCTGCTGGCCGGATATGTCGCGACGTGGTACCGCGCGCTCGCGCTGGCCCCTGCGGTGGACGTGACCGCCGTCCTCGTGTTCGCCGCGATCGTCACCGCCGCGCTCAATGCGATCGTGAAGGGCATCGCGGTGACGCCGCAGGCCGGGGTCGGTCTCGCCTTGCTCGCCGCGGGCGCGGGTCTGATCACGGTGGCGCGCTCCCGTCGTACGCCGGTGCTCGCGCAATGA
- a CDS encoding DUF6390 family protein, giving the protein MTAGPLLFARYAYPPNALGYCGPGDSAELLEYAGSGVSDRGLAAIAERFLGAWPYLSLIAAASGREPLDTAVVEAYWVGNHLLDNVPGSLLAAHLTDRFDSRVDHGLTDPIRLALLGGRPHHNFHVFAVYPWTGLLRAGPAAEPLRVLDSCRISWGTVLDVDAGAADVQLRPLHYDNGRLRLGDPVVRRLLVGSRGYRLAHNVRTGDRVSVHWNWICDVLSGHQLVELQTATTTLLGLVNHALGRPAVGSALEGTHCD; this is encoded by the coding sequence ATGACGGCGGGGCCGTTGCTGTTCGCGCGGTACGCGTATCCGCCGAACGCGCTCGGGTACTGCGGCCCGGGCGACTCCGCAGAGCTGTTGGAGTACGCCGGCAGCGGCGTGAGCGACCGCGGGCTCGCGGCGATCGCCGAGCGGTTCCTCGGCGCCTGGCCATACCTCTCCTTGATCGCGGCGGCCTCCGGCCGTGAGCCGCTCGACACCGCCGTCGTCGAGGCGTACTGGGTAGGCAACCACCTGCTGGACAACGTTCCGGGTTCGCTGCTCGCCGCGCACCTGACCGACCGGTTCGACAGCCGCGTCGACCACGGGCTCACCGATCCGATCCGTCTGGCCCTGCTCGGCGGCCGGCCACACCACAACTTCCATGTCTTCGCCGTCTACCCGTGGACCGGCTTGCTTCGCGCAGGTCCCGCAGCCGAGCCGCTCCGGGTTCTGGACAGCTGCCGGATCTCGTGGGGAACAGTCCTGGACGTCGACGCCGGGGCCGCCGACGTCCAGTTGCGCCCCCTTCACTACGACAACGGCAGGCTCCGCCTCGGCGATCCCGTCGTACGCCGGCTGCTTGTCGGCTCGCGCGGTTACCGGTTGGCTCACAACGTGCGGACGGGCGACCGGGTCTCGGTGCACTGGAACTGGATCTGCGACGTTCTGTCCGGCCACCAACTCGTCGAGCTACAGACAGCCACCACAACACTTCTGGGCCTCGTCAATCACGCCCTCGGCCGCCCTGCTGTGGGGAGCGCGCTCGAGGGCACACACTGCGACTGA